In Salinigranum marinum, one DNA window encodes the following:
- a CDS encoding PUA domain-containing protein — translation MSDADERDLRQLRTVADYQFGEGAGAALFPADEDLRIERTSSGRPSQVHADAGRLVTYAVDGRCTLGLEGGRRLTAALDAPAYRVVVGDESEPFVRDGKNAFAKFVREVDPVVRPGDEVAVVDEGGALLAVGRAELSADAMGDFGTGMAVKVREGNPVASSDAA, via the coding sequence ATGAGCGACGCGGACGAGCGCGACCTCCGCCAGCTGCGGACGGTCGCCGACTACCAGTTCGGCGAGGGCGCGGGAGCCGCGCTGTTTCCCGCCGACGAGGACCTGCGGATCGAGCGCACGTCGAGCGGCCGGCCCAGCCAGGTCCACGCCGACGCCGGCCGCCTGGTCACGTACGCCGTCGACGGGCGGTGTACCCTCGGCCTCGAAGGGGGGCGCCGCCTGACGGCCGCCCTCGACGCGCCCGCGTACCGCGTCGTCGTCGGCGACGAGTCCGAGCCGTTCGTCCGCGACGGCAAGAACGCGTTCGCGAAGTTCGTCCGCGAGGTCGACCCCGTCGTTCGCCCCGGCGACGAGGTGGCCGTGGTCGACGAGGGAGGGGCACTGCTCGCGGTCGGTCGTGCGGAACTCTCCGCCGATGCGATGGGCGACTTCGGGACGGGAATGGCGGTGAAGGTTCGGGAGGGCAACCCCGTCGCCTCGTCCGACGCCGCGTAG
- a CDS encoding PAS domain-containing protein has translation MSLRRALTDLLLLDDRTFRTRLPAFLDENGLDAERPDRAVADGSPDDATAAVAGLDDPTPLERELVWRVRVLDDVPFGLTLSGPAYEDNPIRYANRTFRRLSGYSMAELRGENPRLLQGPETAAGPVADLREALDIWEPVTVTLRNYRKDGTPFRNRVSLVPLEDDTGTVTNWIGIQEAIDD, from the coding sequence ATGTCCCTCAGACGTGCGCTCACGGACCTGTTGCTCCTCGACGACCGGACGTTCCGAACGCGCCTGCCGGCGTTCCTCGACGAGAACGGTCTCGACGCCGAGCGACCGGACCGGGCGGTCGCGGACGGCTCCCCGGACGACGCGACCGCCGCGGTGGCCGGCCTCGACGATCCGACGCCGCTCGAACGGGAACTGGTGTGGCGGGTCCGCGTGCTCGACGACGTCCCGTTCGGGCTCACGCTCTCGGGGCCGGCGTACGAGGACAACCCCATCCGGTACGCCAACCGGACGTTCCGGCGACTGAGTGGCTACTCGATGGCGGAACTCCGCGGGGAGAACCCACGCCTGCTCCAAGGGCCGGAGACGGCGGCCGGTCCTGTCGCTGACCTCCGCGAGGCGCTCGACATCTGGGAGCCCGTCACCGTCACCCTCCGGAACTACCGGAAGGACGGCACCCCGTTCCGGAACCGCGTGTCGCTCGTCCCCCTCGAGGACGACACCGGGACGGTCACCAACTGGATCGGGATCCAGGAGGCGATCGACGACTGA
- a CDS encoding presenilin family intramembrane aspartyl protease PSH, with amino-acid sequence MKPRVYGGIAFAAVLFLLVQLGALALVPTFYAEGYQQVEDPTDPANSLLYIGAILVATAVMLAAFKYDFDWAVRALVIFTSGLLSWYVFSALVPGFLSVVLAAVVALALLAYPEWYVIDTAGVLMGAGAAALFGISFGVLPAVVLLLVLAVYDAISVYGTRHMLELAEGVMDLRVPVVLVIPTSLSYSLLDTEFADANEVHEGDEDETVTADGGDRSPETPDGEPTATDATAEADPDGSAPAAVDGAGENEEDDVRDAFFIGLGDAVMPTVMVASAAFFSPAASFGLSSLPALNVPALTAMIGTFLGFFILMWAVTKGRAHAGLPLLNGGAVGGYLLGSLVAGVPLVEALGLASYL; translated from the coding sequence ATGAAACCGCGCGTCTACGGCGGGATCGCGTTCGCCGCCGTGCTGTTCCTCCTCGTCCAACTCGGGGCGCTTGCGCTCGTTCCGACCTTCTACGCCGAGGGGTACCAGCAGGTCGAGGACCCGACGGATCCGGCGAACAGCCTCCTGTACATCGGCGCGATCCTCGTCGCCACGGCGGTGATGCTCGCCGCGTTCAAGTACGACTTCGACTGGGCCGTCCGAGCGCTCGTCATCTTCACCTCGGGGCTCCTGTCGTGGTACGTCTTCAGCGCGCTCGTCCCCGGTTTCCTCTCGGTCGTGCTCGCCGCCGTCGTCGCGCTCGCGCTCCTCGCGTACCCCGAGTGGTACGTCATCGACACTGCGGGCGTGCTGATGGGCGCGGGAGCCGCCGCGCTCTTCGGGATCAGCTTCGGCGTCCTCCCGGCCGTCGTCCTCCTGCTCGTGCTCGCGGTGTACGACGCCATCTCCGTCTACGGGACGCGACACATGCTCGAACTCGCAGAGGGCGTGATGGATCTCCGCGTTCCCGTCGTGCTCGTGATCCCGACCAGCCTCTCGTACTCGCTTCTCGACACGGAGTTCGCCGACGCGAACGAGGTGCACGAGGGTGACGAGGACGAAACGGTGACGGCCGACGGCGGGGACCGGTCGCCGGAGACGCCCGACGGGGAGCCGACGGCCACGGATGCGACCGCGGAGGCGGACCCAGACGGGAGCGCGCCTGCGGCGGTCGACGGGGCTGGCGAGAACGAGGAAGACGACGTCCGCGACGCCTTCTTCATTGGCCTCGGTGACGCCGTCATGCCGACCGTGATGGTCGCCAGCGCCGCCTTCTTCTCGCCGGCCGCCTCGTTCGGCCTCTCGTCGCTCCCGGCGCTCAACGTCCCCGCTCTGACGGCGATGATCGGCACGTTCCTCGGCTTTTTTATTCTGATGTGGGCCGTGACGAAGGGGCGGGCCCACGCCGGCCTCCCGCTCCTCAACGGCGGCGCGGTCGGCGGCTACCTCCTCGGATCGCTCGTCGCGGGCGTCCCGCTGGTCGAGGCGCTCGGCCTCGCGTCGTACCTCTAA
- a CDS encoding Gar1/Naf1 family protein, producing the protein MKRVGTVSRVAQGVAIVRLDDDPPEIGTAVLDDSLSTVGRIVDVFGPVDRPYVAVSPASGVTPASLVGSKLYAR; encoded by the coding sequence ATGAAGCGCGTCGGAACCGTCTCCCGGGTCGCCCAGGGGGTCGCGATCGTTCGCCTCGACGACGACCCACCGGAGATCGGCACGGCCGTCCTCGACGACTCGCTTTCGACCGTGGGGCGAATCGTCGACGTGTTCGGTCCAGTCGACCGACCGTACGTGGCCGTCTCGCCCGCGAGCGGCGTCACGCCCGCGTCGCTCGTCGGCTCGAAGCTGTACGCGCGGTGA
- the srp19 gene encoding signal recognition particle subunit SRP19 — protein MVENVIWPAYFDAARSRSEGRRVALDQAVEEPTVDELAKAVQQVGYDAVIERDKAYSREYERRGRVLVQGADDASKNDLVQAVAAYVNILRD, from the coding sequence ATGGTCGAGAACGTCATCTGGCCCGCGTACTTCGACGCCGCCCGCTCCCGGTCGGAGGGTCGCCGGGTCGCACTGGACCAGGCGGTCGAAGAGCCGACCGTCGACGAACTCGCGAAGGCGGTCCAGCAGGTCGGCTACGACGCGGTCATCGAACGGGACAAGGCGTACTCCCGGGAGTACGAACGTCGCGGCCGCGTCCTGGTTCAGGGGGCCGACGACGCCTCGAAGAACGACCTCGTCCAGGCTGTCGCCGCGTACGTCAATATCCTGCGCGACTGA
- the btuC gene encoding vitamin B12 ABC transporter permease BtuC: protein MSRDVRVRAVGWSAGLAAVCAVAMVVSAGIGPVRLPPTTVAQVVLDALPGVAFDVPREASIIVGRVRMPRIALAAVVGFALATAGVVMQGFFRNPMADPSIVGVSSGAAVGAVASIALPALPFGIGLQAAAFVGAVVAAFGVYLIATENGRTPVATLLLAGVAVQTFLGAVVSFLLLQAGESLDRAVFWLMGHLHDASWGDVQATLFVLPPTFLLLLVYTQDLNVLLLGEEDAHSLGIEVERTKRLLLALASLVTAAAVAVSGVIGFVGLVVPHMMRLVVGPDHRVLLPASAFGGAAFLVVTDTVARSGPAELPVGIVTAAVGAPFFIYLLRSREVRRL, encoded by the coding sequence ATGTCTCGGGACGTACGCGTCCGCGCCGTGGGCTGGTCGGCCGGCCTCGCGGCGGTCTGTGCGGTCGCGATGGTCGTCAGCGCCGGCATCGGCCCCGTTCGCCTCCCGCCGACGACGGTCGCGCAGGTCGTCCTCGACGCGCTCCCGGGGGTGGCGTTCGACGTCCCGCGGGAGGCGTCGATCATCGTCGGGCGGGTCAGGATGCCCCGAATCGCCCTCGCCGCCGTCGTCGGCTTCGCGCTCGCCACCGCGGGCGTCGTCATGCAGGGCTTCTTCCGAAATCCGATGGCCGATCCCTCCATCGTGGGCGTCTCGTCGGGAGCGGCGGTCGGTGCGGTCGCCTCGATCGCCCTGCCCGCCCTCCCGTTCGGGATCGGGCTCCAAGCCGCGGCGTTCGTCGGCGCGGTCGTCGCCGCCTTCGGGGTCTACCTCATCGCCACGGAGAACGGCCGGACGCCGGTCGCGACGCTTCTGCTCGCCGGCGTGGCCGTCCAGACGTTCCTCGGTGCCGTCGTCTCCTTTCTCCTCCTGCAGGCGGGCGAGAGCCTCGACCGCGCCGTCTTCTGGCTCATGGGCCACCTCCACGACGCCTCCTGGGGCGACGTCCAGGCCACGCTTTTCGTCCTCCCACCGACGTTCCTCCTGCTGTTGGTGTACACCCAGGACCTCAACGTGTTGTTGCTCGGCGAGGAGGACGCCCACTCGCTCGGCATCGAAGTCGAGCGGACGAAGCGCCTGCTGCTCGCGCTCGCCAGCCTCGTCACCGCGGCGGCGGTCGCGGTCTCGGGCGTCATCGGGTTCGTGGGGCTGGTCGTCCCGCACATGATGCGGCTCGTCGTGGGGCCCGACCACCGCGTCCTCCTGCCGGCGTCGGCGTTCGGCGGCGCGGCCTTTCTCGTCGTGACCGACACCGTCGCACGGTCGGGACCCGCCGAACTCCCGGTAGGGATCGTCACCGCTGCGGTCGGCGCGCCCTTCTTCATCTACTTGCTCCGCTCGCGGGAGGTCCGCCGGCTGTGA